One Drosophila kikkawai strain 14028-0561.14 chromosome 3L, DkikHiC1v2, whole genome shotgun sequence genomic window carries:
- the LOC108084392 gene encoding uncharacterized protein, translating to MVVVISAKFEFTNVKCVPYDLKFNDFEHCYLKSVNRTYKYVSLKCRLFQTPVTKVRLSLFKRFNGYRPFMYNVSVDVCKFQLNRNVNPIMKFFYDVVAPYSNINHTCPFNEDLVFEKLPIDFLNHRFTDVLPFPEGDYLVETNWIAYDITRAVVKFYGTLS from the exons ATGGTGGTAGTG ataaGCGCCAAGTTCGAGTTTACGAACGTTAAATGTGTGCCGTATGACCTAAAGTTTAACGATTTTGAACATTGCTATTTGAAATCGGTAAATCGAACCTACAAATATGTGTCCTTAAAATGCAGACTGTTTCAAACTCCAGTCACCAAAGTCAGG TTATCTTTGTTTAAACGATTTAATGGCTATAGACCCTTCATGTATAATGTGTCGGTGGATGTCTGCAAGTTCCAATTAAATCGGAATGTGAACCCTATAATGAAATTCTTTTATGACGTCGTTGCGCCTTATTCGAATATTAATCACACGTGTCCCTTCAAT GAGGATCTTGTATTTGAAAAGTTGCCGATTGACTTTCTAAATCATCGGTTCACTGATGTTCTTCCCTTTCCCGAAGGCGATTACCTGGTGGAAACCAACTGGATAGCCTACGATATTACAAGAGCCGTAGTTAAATTCTATGGAACCCTTTCATAG
- the LOC108084391 gene encoding uncharacterized protein — protein MVPFRKISLFVQLILVLHLAKEISAKFEFTNIKCETFSPTFNDFEYCFLKSVNRTYKYASLRARLHQVPITKIKVHFVLYQRLNGYKPFLYNMTVDACKFLKNRKRYPVVKFFYEIVEAYSNINHTCPYSHDVIFDKLPANFVNHRLTDILPVPKGDYMLETNWIAYDINRAVIKFYGTLS, from the exons ATGGTGCCTTTCCGTAAAATAAGTTTGTTTGTTCAACTCATCCTGGTTCTACATTTAGCGAAAGAA ATATCTGCTAAGTTCGAGTTTACAAACATCAAATGCGAAACTTTCAGTCCAACATTTAATGACTTTGAATACTGTTTCCTAAAATCGGTCAACCGGACCTATAAGTATGCGTCACTGAGAGCCAGACTGCATCAAGTTCCCATAACTAAGATCAAG GTTCATTTTGTGCTTTATCAACGACTTAATGGATACAAGCCGTTCCTGTACAACATGACAGTTGATGCCTgcaaattcttaaaaaatcgGAAACGATACCCTGTTGTGAAGTTCTTTTATGAAATAGTGGAAGCATATTCGAACATTAATCACACGTGTCCATACAGT CATGATGTTATATTTGATAAGCTGCCGGCGAATTTTGTCAATCACCGTTTAACAGATATCCTCCCTGTACCCAAAGGCGATTACATGTTGGAAACAAACTGGATTGCTTATGATATTAATCGAGCAGTGATCAAATTCTATGGAACcctttcataa
- the LOC108084396 gene encoding actin-binding protein WASF2, protein MNLLMDSMPSHANPGQRRSTPPQHAELRISTSSPKQQQPPAQQTSNNNNNNNETPTSPSAGGKTTLKRAFDVAFLMMPDERIKQKQAEKQARLQEALLQHHHPQQQQQHHHQQQQQHQQQMNHYPTDLSPRGASSQPPSPAALEYISLLEARQRYPQISIRSPRVYDDPSVIIPLVDSPEAPASASPPPPMRSAFTKVASSSLSTASSSPSTTSRLESPVDVGAPPLSPDQLSCHSMSPPLVTPPPRTNSGGQNPQNPLPANPIVYHNFRPEYQFNGAFQAVNPMQALQAQQRLKQQLLYTRPPGPGGNPNGGGPLPGNPSSPPAGPPPEFLHAAYPGFAPPPHPFAVAQPLQNPAAAAILSTLIPPTLASTFTLTAQNVCAKCNISFRMTSDLVYHMRSHHKSEVACDPNRRKREEKLRCPVCQETFRERHHLTRHMTAHQDKASDHQPQLEDASSSAAAAVGDNEIINVVGGTPPGRRMGGMPK, encoded by the coding sequence atgaATCTGCTGATGGACAGCATGCCGTCGCACGCGAATCCTGGCCAGCGTCGCTCCACGCCGCCACAGCATGCCGAGCTAAGGATATCCACATCCTCgccgaagcagcagcagcctccaGCTCAGCAGACCtccaataacaacaacaacaataatgaGACTCCCACATCGCCTTCGGCAGGTGGAAAGACCACCTTGAAGCGCGCCTTTGATGTGGCCTTTCTCATGATGCCCGACGAACGGATCAAACAGAAGCAGGCGGAGAAGCAGGCCCGCCTCCAGGAGGCACTGCTGCAGCATCACCAcccccaacagcagcagcagcaccaccaccagcagcagcaacagcaccaacagcagATGAACCACTACCCCACGGATTTGTCTCCGCGAGGAGCATCCTCGCAGCCACCCTCGCCAGCGGCCTTGGAGTACATCAGCCTCCTGGAGGCCCGCCAGCGGTATCCACAGATCAGCATCCGCTCGCCGCGGGTCTATGACGATCCCAGTGTGATCATACCCCTGGTGGACTCCCCGGAGGCACCGGCATCTGCATCACCACCACCGCCCATGCGGAGTGCGTTTACCAAGGTGGCCTCCTCGTCGCTGTCCACTGCCTCTTCGTCGCCCTCGACCACATCGCGCCTGGAGTCGCCAGTGGATGTGGGTGCTCCACCCTTAAGTCCGGATCAGTTGAGCTGCCACTCCATGAGTCCACCGCTAGTAACACCGCCGCCGAGGACCAACAGTGGTGGCCAGAATCCGCAGAATCCCCTGCCAGCCAATCCCATTGTGTACCACAACTTCCGGCCGGAGTATCAGTTCAATGGAGCCTTCCAGGCGGTGAATCCCATGCAGGCACTGCAGGCGCAGCAGCGGCTCAAGCAGCAGTTGCTCTACACACGTCCCCCTGGACCGGGAGGGAATCCCAATGGTGGTGGGCCGCTTCCGGGGAATCCTTCGTCGCCGCCAGCGGGTCCGCCGCCGGAGTTTCTGCATGCCGCCTATCCGGGATTTGCGCCACCTCCGCATCCCTTTGCCGTGGCTCAGCCGCTGCAGAATCCCGCCGCGGCGGCCATACTCTCCACGCTGATTCCACCCACCCTGGCGTCCACCTTCACGTTGACGGCCCAGAATGTGTGCGCCAAGTGCAACATTAGCTTCCGGATGACCAGCGACCTGGTCTACCACATGCGATCCCATCACAAGAGCGAGGTGGCCTGCGATCCAAATCGTCGCAAGCGCGAAGAGAAGCTGCGTTGTCCCGTCTGCCAGGAGACGTTCCGCGAGCGCCACCATCTCACCCGGCACATGACCGCCCACCAGGACAAGGCAAGCGATCACCAGCCGCAGCTGGAGGATGCTTCCTCTTCGGCCGCCGCTGCTGTCGGCGATAATGAGATCATTAACGTGGTGGGTGGAACACCGCCAGGCCGTCGAATGGGAGGCATGCCCAAATGA